CAAATGCTCTCCTTCATCGAGCGCCACGGGCTTCGGGAAAAGATCGTTCTCCCCGGGAACATCCCCTACCCCTCCATCCCCGCCCTCTATGCCCGGGCCGAAGCCTTCGTCTTCCCCTCCCGCCTGGAGACGTTCGGGCATCCCTCCCTGGAGGCCATGGCCGCCGGCGTTCCGGTGGCCGCCGCCGACATCCCGGTCATGCGCGAGATCCTGGGCCCGGCAGCGCTGTATTTCTCCCCCGACCGCGCCGGCGAAATCGCCGGGTGCATCCGGGAACTGCTCGACGACGGGGAACGGCGGCGCGAATTGATCGCCCGGGGCCGGGAGCGGGTGCTACAATTCACCTGGGAACGCAGCGCCCGGGAAACGCTGGCGATCTTTCGGGAAACCGCCCGAAGACGGCAAGAACCATGAAACAGATCGTCCAAATCTATAAAACGGGGGAACTGAAGGTGGAAGAGGTCCCGGCCCCGCTCTGCCGGGCGGGAAGGATCCTGGTCGAAACCCGCTCTTCCCTGATCAGCGCCGGGACCGAGAAATCCGGCCTGGCCCTGGCCCGCAAGTCCCTGGCGGGAAAGGCCCGGAGCCGGCCCGACCTGGTCCGCAAGGTTATCGACAAGGCCCGGACCGAAGGGCTGGCCGAAGCCTACCGGCAATCGTTGGCCCGCCTCGACACCCCGGTCGCCCTGGGTTACAGCCTGGCCGGCACCGTCCTGGAAATCGGCGCCGGGGTCCGGGGGTTCCGCCCGGGGGACCGGGTCGCCTGTTTCGGAGCCGGCTTCGCCTCCCACGCCGAAACGGTCTGCGTTCCCGCCAATTTGACGGTTCCGATTCCCGACCGGCTCGATTTCGACGAAGCCGCGTTCGTCGGGCTGGGAGCGATCGCCCTCCACGGCTCCCGGCTCCTGAAAACCACGCTGGGGGAGAGCGCTGCCGTCGTCGGGCTGGGAATGCTGGGTCTGATCTCCGCCCAGATCCTGGCGGCGGCCGGCTGCCGGGTCGAGGGGTTCGACCCCGATCCCTCCCGGATCGAACTGGCCCGGAGCCTGGGGATCGAGGCTTTCGCCGGGGCCGGGGATTTCGAAGCAGCCGTCCGGTCCGGGACAGCGGGGCGGGGAGCGGACGGAGTTGCGGTCTGGGCGGCGGGCGGCGGGAGCGCCCCCCTCGAACTGGCCGCACGGGTCTGCCGGAAACAGGGCACGGTGGCGGTTCCGGGCCTGGTCGGGCTGGAGGTCCCCCGGGATCTTTTTTACGAGAAGGAGCTCAGCCTGGTCGTGCCCCGTTCCGCCGGACCCGGGATCTACGACCCCGAATACGAGGAGCGCGGCCGGGACTATCCCGCCGGCTACGTGCGCTGGACGGCGCGAAGGAACCTGGAGGAGTTTCTGCGCCTGGCCGCCGACGGCCGGGTCGAGGTCGGTCCCCTGGTCACCCACCGTTTCCCCATCGACCGGGCCCTGGAAGCCTACGACCTTATCGGGGGAAAACGGAGCGAGCCCTATCTCGCGGTTATCCTGACCTGTGCGCCCGGGAAAGAGCCCCCGGCCCGGACCACGACCCTGCGGACGGCGGCCCTCCGGCGGAAGCACCGCGACGGGCGCCTGGGTGTGGGCCTGATCGGCGCGGGGCTCTTCGCCAAGGGAACGCTGCTGCCGGCGATCAAAGGCGAAAAGGGGATCGAACTCCGGGGGCTGGCTTCCGCGGGGGGCGCCGGGGGGGTGCACTGCGGGGAAAAATTCGGATTTTCCTACTGCACCACCGATTACCGCCGGCTCCTGGAAGACGGGGAGATCGACTGCGTCCTCGTCGCCACCCGCCACAACCTTCACGCTCCCATGGTCCTGGAAGCCCTGGCGGCGGGGAAGGCCGTCTTCGTGGAAAAGCCGCTCTGCGTGAACGAGGAGGAACTGGCCGCGATCGAGAAAGCGGCGGAGAAGGAGGCCCTGCCCCTGATGGTCGGTTATAACCGCCGGTTCTCGCCCCACAGCGTTTGGGTCAGGAATTTCCTGGCCGAGAGGGGCGGGCCCTGGGTGATCGCTTGCCGCTGCAACGCCGGTTTCGTCCCGGCCGAAAGCTGGGTCCAGGACCCCGAAGAGGGGGCGGGGCGCGTGATCGGCGAGGTCGGCCATTTCGTCGACCTGGTCCAGTTCCTGGGCGGGGGCCTGACCGAGCGTGTCGAAGCCCGGGCGGCGGGAATGGCCGGCGTCGGGTTTCTCAACGAGGACAACCTGATCGCCACCCTGTCCCTCTCCGGCGGTTCGATCGCCTCCATCCTCTACACCGCCGCCGGCTCCCGGTCCTATCCCCGGGAACGGGTGGAGATATTCGGCGGCGGCTGCGCCGCCGAAATCGAGAATTTCAGATCCTCCCGGTTCGTGAGCGAGGGAAAAGCGCGGCGCCTCGCCCGCCCCGCCGCCGACCGCGGCCACCGGGAGGAGTTCTCCGCTTTCTTTCGGGCGGTCAGGAACGGATCTTTCCCGGTCCCCTTTTCCGATTACCGGGCCACCTCCCTGGCCACGTTCGGGATCGTGGAAAGCCTGCGCACCGGCCTCCCCCGGCTCGTTGAGCGCGCGTAAATTCCGGTTTTCCTGGCCGTCCTCGGATATCTCTTCCCTGGCCGTTCTCCGTCGGGGGGAGTATGGTAATTTTTAATGCGCGTATTGCTCATAACCGACTCCTACCCCCCGGAAATCCGCTCGGCCAGCCTGCTCATGGCCGAGATGGCGGAAGGGTTCCGGGACCGGGGGTGCGAAGTCTGCGTCCTCACCTCTTCCCCGCGCTACAACCTGGCCCAGTGGCCACTGGCCGGACGCAAGCGGCTGTTCTACCGCGAAACCGCCGACGGGATCGAGGTCATCCGGACCCACACCCTCCCCATCCACAACGTCGGGCACCTGCGGCGCGGCCTCGGCCAGGTTTTTCTCCCCGCCATCTTCTCCCTCCCCACCCCCGCCATCAGACGCCCGGACGCGACCGTGGTCTATTCGCCGCCCCTGACCCTTGGGCTGGCGGCCTGGGCCGTCAAGGTCAGCCGGGGGACGCCTTTCATCTTCAACGTCCAGGACATCTTCCCCCAGAACGCCGTCGATCTGGGGGCCCTGCGCAACCCCAGGATCATCGCCGCCTTCCGCGCGATCGAACGCTTCGTCTACCGGCACGCCGACGCCGTCACCGTGCATTCGAACGCGAACCGGAACGTCCTGATCGCCAGCGGCGCCGACCCGGCGAAACTCTCGGTCATCCCCAACTGGGTCGACGCCGAAAAGTACGAGCGCGCCCGCGGACGGCCCGTCCCACTCGCCGATCCCACCATCATCGAGGGGAAGTTCGTCGCCCTCTTCGCCGGGGTAATGGGTTACGCCCAGGACTTCCAGGTCGTCATCGATGCCGCCAAGGCACTCAAGGGGGACCCGGACGTCCTGTTCCTCCTGGTCGGAGACGGGCCCCGGGGAGCTTGGGTGCGGCGGGAAGCCGCCCTGCTGCCCAACGTCATCGTCCACCCCTTCATTCAGGGCGAAGAGTATCCCGCGCTGCTGGCCGCGGCCGACTGCGGCCTGGTCACCCTGGAGAAATCGATGAAGACCCCGGTAGTCCCCTCCAAAATCCTGGGTTACATGGCGGCGGGCAAGCCGGTGGTCGGTTCCCTCAACCGGGAGAGCGAAGCCGTCGCCATCATCGAAGACGCGGGTTGCGGTTTCGCCCGGGGGGTCGAAACCGGAGAGGACCTGGCCGAGCGGATCTCGCGCCTGCGCCGGGACCCGGAACTGGCCCGGGAGATGGGAGCGGCGGGCCGGGAGTGCGTCCGCCGGTCCTTCTCCCCCCGAGCCTGTCTCGACGCCTATTTCGAACTGGCCCGGAGCCTCCGGCGCCCGCAATAACCCCTTGACCCGAACCCCGTCCTCTGCTGGAATCGTGGACATGAGCGACGCGCTAGCCACCGGCGGTTTCGAAGGCAGAACCGTCCTGGTCACGGGCGGCGCCGGGGCCATCGGGAGCAACCTCTGCCGGGCCCTGGCCGCGGCCGGGGCCGGGACGATCGTGGTCCTCGACGACCTCTCCTCCTCGGCGGTCTGGAACGTTCCCTCCTTGCCCAACCTGCTCTTCGTGGAGGGAAGCGTCCTCGACGACATCGCCCTCAAACGCGTCTTCAACCGGGGGATCGACGACGTCTTCCACCTGGCGGCTTTCTTCGCCAACCAGAATTCGGTCGATTACCCGGAGCGGGACCTGGCCGTCAACGGCATGGGCATCCTCAAGGTCCTGGAATATTCCCGGCTGACCGGCGTCGACCGTTTCGTCTACGCCTCCAGCGGCTGTTCCATCTACCCCTGCGACGCCCCCCTCCCCCTGACCGAGGACCTGATCACCCTCGATCTCGGCACCCCGTATCAGATCACCAAGGCCCTGGGCGAACTGTACTGCAACTATTTTCACAAGCAGTACGGACTGAAGGTGTTCAAGACCCGTTTCTTCAACTCCTTCGGGCCCGGCGAGGTGCCCGGGCGCTATCGCAACGTCATCCCCAACTTCATCTACTGGGCTCTCCGGGGCGAACCCCTGCCCGTCACCGGCACCGGCGACGAGACCCGGGATTTCACCTATGTCGGCGACATCGTCCGGGGAATGATCCTGGCCGCCGGTTGCGAGGGGGCCGTCGGCGAAGCCGTCAACCTGGGGTCGGGCACGGAGACGAGCGTCAGGGACCTGGCCGAGACGATCAACGCCAAGACCGGGAACCGGGCCGGCCTGCGGCGGATCGACCGCAGGAAATGGGACCATAAGGACCGTCTGCTGGCTTCGATCGACAAGGCCGAACGTCTGATCGGCTACCGCCCCCAAACCTCGTTCGAGGAAGGGCTGGACGCCACCATCGCCTGGTTCCGGGAGAACTGGGAATCCATCCGCAGGTCCGCCGACTTCGGGCCCGGCGTATCGCCCGCCCTCCTGGTCTGAACCGCCGCCTCGGTCAGTAGTACGACCGGTAGTAGTGGTAGTATTCGCTGCGGTTGACGTCGACCGCGTTGAGGACGACCCCCAGGATCTCGGCCTGAACGGCCTGGAGCTGCTCGCGGCCGTGGACCGCCTTCTTCCAGCTGATGGCGCCCGACCTGACCACGTAGACCACGCCGTCGGCGTAACGGCTGAGAATGGCGGCGTCGGTCACCGAAACCAGCGGGGGGGAATCCATGATCACCCGGTCCCAGTTGCCGCGGGCGAATTCGATGAACTGCCGGAAGCGGGGAAGGTTGAGCAGTTCGGCGGGGTTCTGGGGGGGGTCTCCGCCCGGGATGACCTCGAGCGAGCCGTCTTCGGATGTATAGATGATGTCCTTCAGCTCCGCTTCCCCGCGGAGGAATTCGCTCAAGCCGGGTCCGGAACCGCTCCTCCGGAAGAGCTTGCTCAACCTGGGCTTGCGCAGGTCGCTATCGACCACCAGCACCTTTTCGTCGGCCTGGGCCAGCACCACCCCCAGCTGGGCGACGATGTCGGTCTTCCCCTCCCGGGGCATGGAACTGGTCACCAGGATCACCCGCGGAGAGTTGTCCATGAAGGCGAAATGGATAGAGGTGCGGATGCTGCGGAAAGACTCGGCGATCACCCCCATGGGGCGCGCCAGCACCGGCAGACCCGCCAACTCCTGGCCGTCGATCTGTTCGTAGATGGGAATCGCCCCCAGCAACGGGAGCTTGAGGTGGTTCTTGATGTCCGACGACGTTTTCAGGGTGTCGTCCAGGTTCTCCATCAGGAAGATCAGACCCACTCCGCCCACCGCCCCGAGCACGAACCCGAGCAGGAGGTTGAACCCCTTGCGGGGCTTGAAGGGGTACTGAGGAGTGCGGGCGTCGTCCAGGACCCGGATGTTGCTGACCTCGATCTGCCCGCTCATGCTGGCCTCGTTGACCCGCTCCAGCAGGGCCTCGTAGATCTTGCGGGCGCTGGCGACGTGGTCTTCCAGGGCGCTGTAACGGATTTTCTTGCGGTCGATGCTCAGGGCTTTTTCCTTGAGCCCCTCCAGCTCCTGGGAGAGTTTCTCCTCGTTGTTGAGGGAAATTTCGTATTCCTTGCGCATCCCCTCGATGATCTTGGTGATCTCCTCCTGCAGTTTGGCATCCAGCGAGGCCTTCTCGGCCTGGACCTGCTGCATCTTGGGATGCTGCTCCTTGTAGCGCTGGGAATACTCGGAGATGACTCCCTGCACGCTCACCAGCTGGCTCTTGAGCCGCTGGACGATGGGGTTGCGCATGATGACGGGGAACCCTTCCAGGGCCGGATCGCCGGGAGCGTACTTGAGCAGCTGGGACAGCTCGTGCTCCTTGTTCAGGCGTTCCTGCCGGGCCTGCAGGTAGAGGGAGCTGAGTTCGGAGAGGTCGCGCTCTATGATCGTCTGCCGGTTCTCCAGGGAGACGATCCGTTCCCGCTCCTTGTAATCCTGGAGTTCGCGCTGGGCCTGCTGGACCTTCTCGCTCTGTTCCATCAGCCGGCTCTCCAACTGGGAGAGCGCCTGGCGGGTCGAGGCCATCTTGGCCTCGATTTCATGCCGGATATACTGGCGGGCCCAGGTGTTGGCAATAATCGAGGTCATCTTGGGGTCGGGACCGATGACCTGGATGTCGACGGCGTAACTCTGGGAGATGGGGACGATCTTGACCATGGCCAGGAGGCGATCGACGTTGAGCGACTCCACCTGCTTACGCGAAAGCTTGAGTTGGTCCTTGCGGGTCTTGAGGTCCTCGATCACCATCTCGGCCAGCGAAGGGCTGGTCAGGATCTTGTACTGGGTGTTGTAGTAATCGAGCTGGCGGCCGCCGATCGTGAACAACTCCTCGAAGGGCATCACCTTGGGCATGCGCGGCTCGATGATCAGCCGGGCGCTGGCGCGGTAGAGCGGGGTGGCGGTGAAGGTGGCGATGATCACCACCGTCATCACCACCACCAGAAACGTGACCAGCACCCATTTCCGCTTGAGGATGATGAAGACTTTCTCGCGGAAACTGATCCATTCTCCGGAAAATGCCATGGAGCCCCCCGTTAAAAGTAACTCTCGGGAACAAACACGATATCGCCGGGGCGCAGGACCACGTCGTCTTCCTCCTCGCCGCCCTCCAGGATATCCTTGAGCCGGACGCGCATGACTTTCTTGCCCCCATCCTCGCTGCGGATGACCTGGGTGTCGTTGGGGTCGGCGATGTCGGTCAACCCGCCGCCCAGGGCGATGGCCCCGGTCACGGTGAGCTGCTCCCGGTATTGGTAGGAGCCGGGTTTCTTGATCTGACCCAGCACCGATATCTTTCCGTACTCGCGGATGAAGATGGTGACGCGGGGAGAAACCAGATAGTTTTCGGCCAGCAGTTCCTCCAGACGCCGCTCCAGTTTCATGGGGGTGAACCCGGCCACGGAGACCTCCCCCAGGAGGGGGTAGGAGATGGTCCCGGCTTCAGTCACCAGGACCGGAAGGGACAGTTCGCTCTCCCCGAGAACGTTGATGTCGAGAACGTTTCCCGGCCCGATCACGAACCCGCCGGCCCCCGGGACCCGGTAGTCGAACGCGGGGCCCTCCGGAGCGGGGACGGGACTGGAAACGGCTTCCGGGGAACCTTCGGCAGATTCCTGCGGAGGGGATTGGGGAGAAGAGGCGCAACCCCAGGAAACGGCGGCGGCCAGCAGCGCCGGCCTCCAGAGCCGCAAGCAACGAACCCGTTCTCGTGTGCGCGTCTTCATCAGGTTTCTCCGAAAGAACCGTGAAAAGAAATGGTAATTCAGGCTTACCCGGCCAGCAAGCCTATTCGGCGGGGACGCTTCCCGCGGGGGTAACCCGGAAACGACCGGCGGGGCGGCGCGGATCAATAATAAGCGTAAATCACCACTCCGACCCGGTTGTCGGTGTAGTCGAGGTCGGGGACGTTGGAATCCCGGCGGCGCCAGCCGTAGATCAGGGAAATGTTCAGGTATTCCTGAAGGCTGTACACCAATCCGGCGGATACGAAGTAGGCGTCGTCGTTGCGGCGGTTCCCGCCGGGGACCCCGTCGGGGTTGGGGTAGTAGTAATTCCCGTAACTGGCTTCCGCGAAGCCGCGCAATTTGCGCACCAGCTGCTGGCTGATCCGGGCCCAGACCCGGTTTATCTGGTAATAGCTGTTGGCGACGTAGGTCGATTCCTGGAGGGTGCGCTCCCACCCCACCGAGAGGCTGGTCGCGCGCGAAAATTCCTCTTCCAGGGAAACGTATCCGACCAACCCTCCGTAGTCGTTCCAGTAGGGTTGGTCGTATTTGCGCGACTGGTAACCGATTTTTGCTTCCCCGGTCAACCGGGAAGTGAGATTCCCCCGGAACCCGGCCAGGATCTCGTGGTACTGGCCGTCGCGGGCGTTGTCGGTGCGGTAGTCGATAACGTCATACACGTATTCCACCAGCGCCTGGGTCTTGGAGGCCACTCGGTAGAGGAGGTAGACGTCGGCGATGTTCTCGTCGCGGTCGTAGCGTTCGTACCGTTCGGTGTCGAAATTGCGGTAGAAGTTGCGGTACTCGGCCTGAACTTCGAAGGCGTTATACTCGGCGGAGAGCCGGGCCCGGGCCAGATTGTCGGTCCGGCGTATCCGCTCCCGGAATTCGGTGTCGAACCGGGATGAGGTCTTGCGGTAAAGGTCCTCGAGTTCGAGGGTGTAGTCGGAGACCCGGTAGCGCAGGTAGCCGTCGGCGGTATGGTCCTGGTGGTTCTCCCGGGGATGGTCCTGGAAGTAGATCAGGTCGGCCCGGTACCAGGCTTTGAAGACGTTTCTCTCCCGGTCCCAGGGGAGCTCCAGCTTGACCCCGGGGCTGACGGTATAGATGTAATCGCTCTGCTCGTCGTAGTTCGACCAGTAAATATTGCTGTCGTACTCCCCGCTCAACCAGACCTGGGGAGTGAGCGTGAGGTTCCCGTAGGCGATCCCGTGACCGGGGCCGTTGGCCCGAAGCGACGCGGCCGCAGCCGAAGAGAACGGGGCCGAAGCCGCCACCAGGATCGCGATTACTTTCGAAATATCAGACATACACGACATCAGATTCGGCTCATCGGCTCATTCCGGGAAATAGGGGCTGGCCGGCCCCAGTTCGGGGGTGGAGGCGAACCCCGGAAGGGGCGCCGGGGTCGCGCTCGGGCCCGCTTGCACCGCGTTCGCCGCTTCGATTTCCTCGATTCCGATCTCCCCGGGGGCGCTGAGTCCACGCCCCAGAATACCCATTTCGCCCGGCGCCAGGGCTATTCGCATCCCCTCCGACGAGACCATGACCGTGCCCCCGGTGACCATGATCACGGTCTGCGCCGGAAGGAGGGGAAGCTCGTCCGCTTCCCCTACTTCCACTTCCGACCCGTCGGGGCGGCGGGCCCGGAACCCTCCGGAACGGCTCATGATATCGTCGATGACGGTCAGGGGGGCGATGATCTTCGCGGACTGCCCGGAGGAGAGCCGGACCCGGGATTTCCCCAGGTACCCGGTGCACTCCCCCTCGGTCACCCGAACCACGGCGCCGGGTTGTAAAAAGAGGATGTCGGATTCTTTCTCGACCGTAAAGGCGTCCCCTCCCGGAACCGCCACTTCCAGAACGCCGGACAGGGCCCCAACTCTTTCGATTTCGGCGTCGATCCGCTTTTCCTTGCGCGCGCCGCCGCAACCGCACAGCAACAACAACGCCGCTCCCGGCAGAAGCCAGGCGGTTTTTTTCATGCCCCGCATTGTCGCCCTCCAGGCCTTCTTCGACTGTCTATCTTTAAATATAAACACAATACAAGGCTGGAGCCAACTTAATCCTTCGCGTCCGGGCGGACAAGCCGAGGTCGGCCGCGCCAGATCAGCGCCAGGAAAACCAGCGCCGACAGCGCCAGGGGGACCGGCGCGGAAGAGCGCTCAAGCGGCTCCATGAACGGGCGGTAGATGTCGTTGGGCCGGGCCGGAATCTTCAGGACCGAGCGCGCGCTTGTCGGCTCCCAGAGTTGCCGGTAGCGGAGGGGGTCGCCGCGAATGGCCCGGTACCGGGCGAGGATGTCGGAAGCGGGGAGCACCCGGATGGCGGGGTCGAAGACCGGAGGAGTTTTCCGGTAGAGCCCCCAGTAATAAAACTCGTTCTCAAAACGGTTAGGAAGATAGGCCAGGTAGGAGGGGGTGCGGAAAAGATCGTTTCCCGAGGGCAGGCCCCGGACCACCTCGCTGATCTCGTAATATTCGGGAAACGAGTAGAGCCAGGATCCCAGGGATATCTCGATATAATCTCCGTACATCATCGCCCCCGGCGGAACCAGGCGCCCCAGCTGCTCCATCTCCCGCCAGCTCCCGATCGGACGCAACCCTGGCCAGAGACCGAGGTTCTGGCAAGGCAGGGTCGCCAAACGCCCCGGGACGAAAAGATGCCCCTGGGCCCAGATTCCGACCCGGTCGGGAGCCCACCGGGTTTCCCGGAAAAGGTCGAGCCGGTGCCACTGTCTCCAGGAGATCAGGATCACGACGGCAACCAGCGCCGCCAGACGCAGGCGTTTCCCCGCCGTCCAGCGGCTCAGGACCGCGCCGGCCAGCAGCGCCAGGGGGAGAAACGCGGGGAAGAAGTGCCTGATCACCTGGGCGATGCCGGTGTAGTTCATGACCACGGTCAGGGAAAACGTCAGGGCCACCAATACGCCCGTCGCGCCCCGGGCTTTTCTCCTCGCCACCGCCGCCGCCGAACCGAGGAACGAGCCCGTCAACAGCGCGGCCGCCGCCCATCCCTCGGAGAGGAAGAGGTGCCGCCAGAAAAAGAGGATATCGACCGGAAGCGCGCGGGCGTGAAGGAGGTTATCGCGGGTAGCCTGCAGGAGAACCGCCGGAAACCAGCGGTGGGGGTATCCGACCAGGCCGAGGCTGTAAGAACTCATCCCTTCCCAGAACAGCCAGGGCAGGAGCAGCCCCGCCAGCGTCGCTCCCCAGAGCGGGATCAGCCTCGGCCATCGGCTCCGAAAGCGGATGGGGCCGTGAACCGATTCGATGACTCCCAGAAAAAAGATCGGCCAGATGTTGGAGGTGCTGTACATCAGCGCCGTTCCGGCGGCGAGGCCGAGGAGCAGGGCCCGGGGCCAGCGGCCTCGGTCCACGAACGCGAAATAGGCCCACAAGGTCACGGCGAAGGCCAGGCCCCCCCCGGCGACATGGATTCCCCAGGTGGAATAGGTCACGGCCCAGGGGGAGACCGCCCAGAAGGCGGCGGCGATAAGACCGCAGAGGTTTCCGCGCAGACGGCGCCCGATCATGAAAACCACGAGAACCGTCGCCACCCCCTGCAGGCAGGTCAGGTAATGGATATAGCGGAAGTCGCCGCCGGTGAGGAACGCCAGCACCGTCCGCTCCAGGATGAAATACGGTTTGGCGAAAACGGTGATGGTCTTGTTGACGTCGAGCCCGCTCAGCCAGGAAGCGACGATGACCGGTTTGGCCGCCCCGGTCCAGGCGAAATCGGGGTTCAGGCGCATGCGCTCGATATAGGTCCGGTACTCGACGTCGTCCCCTCCCATCTGGGAATAGAGCGAAATTCCGTAGTTGCGGAAGACGAGAGCGATCAGCGCGAGCGCGGCCAGGGCCGCGGCGGTGCGCCGCCGGGCCGATCCCCGTTTCATAACCGCGCGCGTTCCCGGCGGCAGGCATATCCACACCATGCCGCCGAAGAAGATCAGGACCAGCCCCACTCCCAACCAGGGCGAGCGGTGGGAGTAGACCCCGAAATCGAGGAAGGGGCGGTAGACGTTGGCCCCCTGTTCCCCGTCGCCGTGGATCCAGGGAGCGATCACGGATTCGGGCGGCCAGTCCACCTTGTCCTTCAAATCCAGGATCCGGGCGGTGGGGATGACCCGGACGTCGGGGTCGAAGGCGACCCGTTTCCGGCGGACGAAACCCCAATAATAATCCTCGTTCTCGTAGAGGAAAATCGGGGCGCTGACGTGGGTCCCGGCCCGGAAATCCTCTCCCTCGACCTCGCGGCAGGCCAGGGCGATGGGGTACATGTCGTACGGAAAGTCCCAGATCCCCCGGGTAACGGCGATATAATCGCCGTAGACGATCCAAGTGGGGCCCTTCTCCTTTTCGAGTTTCTCCAGTTCGAACCAGTTGTTGAAACGCTTGACCGCCGGCCACATGTTCGGAGGCTGGTTGGCGGGCGTGACGATCCGGTCCCAGGGCACGTCCGCCTCGATCCAGGCCGAAAGATCGCGCCAGCCCTGCCGGGCGC
Above is a genomic segment from bacterium containing:
- a CDS encoding bi-domain-containing oxidoreductase, whose product is MKQIVQIYKTGELKVEEVPAPLCRAGRILVETRSSLISAGTEKSGLALARKSLAGKARSRPDLVRKVIDKARTEGLAEAYRQSLARLDTPVALGYSLAGTVLEIGAGVRGFRPGDRVACFGAGFASHAETVCVPANLTVPIPDRLDFDEAAFVGLGAIALHGSRLLKTTLGESAAVVGLGMLGLISAQILAAAGCRVEGFDPDPSRIELARSLGIEAFAGAGDFEAAVRSGTAGRGADGVAVWAAGGGSAPLELAARVCRKQGTVAVPGLVGLEVPRDLFYEKELSLVVPRSAGPGIYDPEYEERGRDYPAGYVRWTARRNLEEFLRLAADGRVEVGPLVTHRFPIDRALEAYDLIGGKRSEPYLAVILTCAPGKEPPARTTTLRTAALRRKHRDGRLGVGLIGAGLFAKGTLLPAIKGEKGIELRGLASAGGAGGVHCGEKFGFSYCTTDYRRLLEDGEIDCVLVATRHNLHAPMVLEALAAGKAVFVEKPLCVNEEELAAIEKAAEKEALPLMVGYNRRFSPHSVWVRNFLAERGGPWVIACRCNAGFVPAESWVQDPEEGAGRVIGEVGHFVDLVQFLGGGLTERVEARAAGMAGVGFLNEDNLIATLSLSGGSIASILYTAAGSRSYPRERVEIFGGGCAAEIENFRSSRFVSEGKARRLARPAADRGHREEFSAFFRAVRNGSFPVPFSDYRATSLATFGIVESLRTGLPRLVERA
- a CDS encoding glycosyltransferase family 4 protein; the encoded protein is MRVLLITDSYPPEIRSASLLMAEMAEGFRDRGCEVCVLTSSPRYNLAQWPLAGRKRLFYRETADGIEVIRTHTLPIHNVGHLRRGLGQVFLPAIFSLPTPAIRRPDATVVYSPPLTLGLAAWAVKVSRGTPFIFNVQDIFPQNAVDLGALRNPRIIAAFRAIERFVYRHADAVTVHSNANRNVLIASGADPAKLSVIPNWVDAEKYERARGRPVPLADPTIIEGKFVALFAGVMGYAQDFQVVIDAAKALKGDPDVLFLLVGDGPRGAWVRREAALLPNVIVHPFIQGEEYPALLAAADCGLVTLEKSMKTPVVPSKILGYMAAGKPVVGSLNRESEAVAIIEDAGCGFARGVETGEDLAERISRLRRDPELAREMGAAGRECVRRSFSPRACLDAYFELARSLRRPQ
- a CDS encoding NAD-dependent epimerase/dehydratase family protein, coding for MSDALATGGFEGRTVLVTGGAGAIGSNLCRALAAAGAGTIVVLDDLSSSAVWNVPSLPNLLFVEGSVLDDIALKRVFNRGIDDVFHLAAFFANQNSVDYPERDLAVNGMGILKVLEYSRLTGVDRFVYASSGCSIYPCDAPLPLTEDLITLDLGTPYQITKALGELYCNYFHKQYGLKVFKTRFFNSFGPGEVPGRYRNVIPNFIYWALRGEPLPVTGTGDETRDFTYVGDIVRGMILAAGCEGAVGEAVNLGSGTETSVRDLAETINAKTGNRAGLRRIDRRKWDHKDRLLASIDKAERLIGYRPQTSFEEGLDATIAWFRENWESIRRSADFGPGVSPALLV
- a CDS encoding polysaccharide biosynthesis tyrosine autokinase, which encodes MAFSGEWISFREKVFIILKRKWVLVTFLVVVMTVVIIATFTATPLYRASARLIIEPRMPKVMPFEELFTIGGRQLDYYNTQYKILTSPSLAEMVIEDLKTRKDQLKLSRKQVESLNVDRLLAMVKIVPISQSYAVDIQVIGPDPKMTSIIANTWARQYIRHEIEAKMASTRQALSQLESRLMEQSEKVQQAQRELQDYKERERIVSLENRQTIIERDLSELSSLYLQARQERLNKEHELSQLLKYAPGDPALEGFPVIMRNPIVQRLKSQLVSVQGVISEYSQRYKEQHPKMQQVQAEKASLDAKLQEEITKIIEGMRKEYEISLNNEEKLSQELEGLKEKALSIDRKKIRYSALEDHVASARKIYEALLERVNEASMSGQIEVSNIRVLDDARTPQYPFKPRKGFNLLLGFVLGAVGGVGLIFLMENLDDTLKTSSDIKNHLKLPLLGAIPIYEQIDGQELAGLPVLARPMGVIAESFRSIRTSIHFAFMDNSPRVILVTSSMPREGKTDIVAQLGVVLAQADEKVLVVDSDLRKPRLSKLFRRSGSGPGLSEFLRGEAELKDIIYTSEDGSLEVIPGGDPPQNPAELLNLPRFRQFIEFARGNWDRVIMDSPPLVSVTDAAILSRYADGVVYVVRSGAISWKKAVHGREQLQAVQAEILGVVLNAVDVNRSEYYHYYRSYY
- a CDS encoding polysaccharide biosynthesis/export family protein → MKTRTRERVRCLRLWRPALLAAAVSWGCASSPQSPPQESAEGSPEAVSSPVPAPEGPAFDYRVPGAGGFVIGPGNVLDINVLGESELSLPVLVTEAGTISYPLLGEVSVAGFTPMKLERRLEELLAENYLVSPRVTIFIREYGKISVLGQIKKPGSYQYREQLTVTGAIALGGGLTDIADPNDTQVIRSEDGGKKVMRVRLKDILEGGEEEDDVVLRPGDIVFVPESYF
- a CDS encoding outer membrane beta-barrel protein, translating into MSDISKVIAILVAASAPFSSAAAASLRANGPGHGIAYGNLTLTPQVWLSGEYDSNIYWSNYDEQSDYIYTVSPGVKLELPWDRERNVFKAWYRADLIYFQDHPRENHQDHTADGYLRYRVSDYTLELEDLYRKTSSRFDTEFRERIRRTDNLARARLSAEYNAFEVQAEYRNFYRNFDTERYERYDRDENIADVYLLYRVASKTQALVEYVYDVIDYRTDNARDGQYHEILAGFRGNLTSRLTGEAKIGYQSRKYDQPYWNDYGGLVGYVSLEEEFSRATSLSVGWERTLQESTYVANSYYQINRVWARISQQLVRKLRGFAEASYGNYYYPNPDGVPGGNRRNDDAYFVSAGLVYSLQEYLNISLIYGWRRRDSNVPDLDYTDNRVGVVIYAYY